From the genome of Thermogutta terrifontis, one region includes:
- a CDS encoding radical SAM protein: protein MSTNTVIEQNIDWGFLERYLAERDPHFARHWELLREARASLEENIIVSRGETGQTIASSFAERVERLRYQLLHEREEVLDGEDFRAAEMLDLLFARLSGQGDRTPRRAIQVVHDESVAAEAVAQLEACLDRQRPLEDVLASARRLTREHFAVSPTVHGGREQDQAGPNGSTGWRVLVYAPLYLSSYCVNYCLYCGFRFPEKVPRRWLTTEEALEQAQILTNRGMRHILLVAGDYPQKTDVEYYSEIIRAIRGQFPVSLAVEIAPQSTAGYAALVEAGIIGVTLYQETYDWQLYQHFHPRGPKSHYAWRLEGLERAAEGGVKRLGLGILLGLGDPLPDAKAMVRHAAYLKERFADRRIAFSLPRIHEGPADFVIPHPVDDETLIRLYCGLRHAFPQAELVLSTREPPSLRDLLAQTCITQMSAASSTVPGGYRAGAEAVEDQDGGQFPVVDRRPVEEVVAMLRDAGHHVTWQVPEFAPVTK from the coding sequence ATGAGCACAAACACCGTTATTGAACAGAACATCGACTGGGGGTTTTTAGAAAGATACCTCGCCGAGCGGGATCCCCATTTTGCCCGGCACTGGGAGCTTTTGCGCGAGGCCCGGGCGAGTCTCGAAGAGAATATAATCGTTTCTCGGGGAGAAACCGGACAGACCATCGCTTCCTCCTTCGCCGAGCGTGTGGAGCGACTGCGCTACCAGCTTCTCCATGAGCGGGAAGAAGTCCTTGACGGGGAGGACTTTCGTGCCGCCGAGATGCTGGACCTCCTGTTCGCCCGGCTCAGTGGCCAAGGTGATCGAACTCCGCGCCGGGCAATCCAGGTGGTTCATGACGAGAGCGTGGCAGCGGAAGCAGTGGCTCAACTGGAGGCATGTCTGGATCGCCAGCGACCTCTCGAAGATGTGCTGGCCAGTGCCCGACGGCTGACCCGCGAGCATTTTGCTGTCTCTCCCACCGTGCATGGAGGACGGGAACAGGATCAGGCCGGTCCGAACGGTTCGACGGGCTGGCGGGTTCTTGTGTACGCTCCCCTTTACTTATCGAGCTACTGCGTGAACTACTGTCTGTACTGCGGATTCCGCTTTCCAGAAAAGGTACCGCGGCGGTGGCTCACGACGGAAGAGGCCCTCGAGCAGGCACAAATCCTCACAAACCGGGGAATGCGACACATCCTGCTTGTTGCGGGAGATTATCCTCAGAAAACCGACGTTGAATACTACAGCGAGATCATCCGGGCGATTCGAGGGCAATTTCCCGTCAGTCTTGCGGTTGAGATTGCCCCACAATCCACGGCCGGATATGCGGCCCTGGTGGAAGCCGGCATCATTGGGGTGACCCTCTACCAGGAGACGTACGATTGGCAGCTTTATCAACATTTCCATCCCCGCGGGCCCAAATCGCACTATGCCTGGCGACTCGAAGGCCTCGAGCGAGCGGCGGAAGGCGGGGTGAAGCGTTTGGGGTTGGGAATTCTGCTTGGGCTGGGCGATCCTTTGCCCGATGCCAAAGCCATGGTCCGCCACGCGGCCTATCTGAAAGAGCGATTTGCTGATCGTCGCATCGCGTTCAGCCTGCCGCGGATTCACGAAGGGCCGGCCGACTTCGTGATTCCGCATCCTGTGGATGACGAAACTCTCATCCGCCTTTACTGTGGGTTGCGGCACGCCTTTCCTCAGGCCGAATTGGTCCTTTCCACGCGGGAGCCGCCCTCACTGCGAGATCTTCTCGCCCAAACATGTATCACCCAAATGAGCGCCGCCAGTTCCACGGTGCCCGGCGGTTATCGCGCAGGTGCAGAGGCTGTGGAAGACCAGGACGGTGGTCAGTTTCCCGTGGTGGACCGACGTCCGGTGGAAGAGGTGGTGGCCATGTTACGAGACGCCGGGCATCATGTGACGTGGCAGGTTCCAGAGTTCGCGCCAGTGACAAAGTGA
- a CDS encoding glycoside hydrolase family 10 protein, with translation MQPLVCRQNLIGLTLALLGLLTLPVVATAQTAGTQEIVLEGVNYGNEAEAQGAWHPSERTAPVRLVREDGTVALEVALPFASQPAWPRSVHDRRVSLDLSRPGEFLLEVSVEPVEAVGYISLYFRSGEGWYAASGSVTRPGRQVLRFRKSDFRTEERPQGWHQIDGIRISFWRGQNLDGRARIYRLVAVRHAIAILGPAAAIYGRDPEYRTARETLQRFARLLDDLGLEYDEWDDASPNPQIWAEQKVIIVPYHPRLTPDATKALAEAIRQGTRVFLNYQAPAELLGLLGIGKTRWVGQQFPGQFAEVRFDRQILPDLPEVMRQSSWNVTEAEPAAADAQVIGWWYTASGEATRKPAMILSPRGAFFSHILLDGDTENQRLMLAAVLSALLPELKTEITRGLLTRAVQVGHLTSLDELRAWLKTYLPDSTHPAWQSFAEAEQKLLAVREAQSQGKAPSINLRELQQLRGKLIQAYLSAQPSPHVEGRAYWNHSGLGAYPGNWERTARELAEAGFNMVLPNMLWAGLAHYASDILPRSEAFQKYGDQIEQCVAACHRHGLEVHVWKVNFNLSNAPQSFIDQMRAAGRTQMTRRGEPSNWLCPSHPENQRLEVETMLEVVRKYPVDGIHFDYIRYPGPDNCFCPGCRQRFEAEMGVKVAQWPHDCVSGPLRSQYLEWRRRNITRVVEAVSREARQIRPGIKISAAVFAEYPACRDSVGQDWVSWVHAGYLDFVCPMDYTNNHEQFVRWVKNQWQATQGKIPMYPGIGAYRLDGPDQVVAQIALARLAGVPGFTIFNLDEQSPKTIFPAVKMGATRTPATPPHRTRR, from the coding sequence ATGCAACCGCTGGTCTGCCGACAAAATCTAATTGGCTTGACACTTGCCCTGCTCGGCTTGCTCACCCTGCCCGTGGTAGCGACGGCGCAAACCGCGGGGACGCAGGAAATCGTCCTGGAAGGCGTAAATTACGGGAACGAAGCGGAGGCTCAGGGGGCGTGGCATCCCAGTGAACGTACGGCACCGGTACGGCTTGTCCGCGAGGACGGCACGGTGGCTTTGGAAGTCGCCCTGCCGTTTGCGTCTCAGCCAGCCTGGCCGCGAAGCGTCCATGACCGCCGGGTATCGCTGGATCTGTCGCGCCCCGGCGAGTTCCTGTTGGAAGTTTCGGTAGAGCCGGTGGAAGCTGTTGGGTATATCTCGCTCTATTTTCGCAGCGGGGAGGGTTGGTATGCTGCCTCGGGTAGTGTGACGCGACCGGGGCGTCAGGTACTGCGATTCCGCAAATCCGACTTCCGTACCGAGGAACGTCCTCAAGGGTGGCACCAGATCGACGGTATCCGTATTTCATTTTGGCGGGGCCAGAACCTGGATGGCCGGGCGCGAATTTATCGCCTCGTTGCCGTCCGGCACGCCATCGCGATTCTCGGGCCAGCCGCAGCGATTTACGGCCGCGATCCCGAATACCGCACCGCGAGGGAAACCCTCCAGCGATTCGCCAGGCTGCTTGATGACCTCGGCCTTGAGTACGACGAATGGGACGATGCCTCCCCGAACCCACAGATCTGGGCGGAACAGAAGGTCATCATTGTGCCCTATCATCCACGTCTGACCCCGGACGCGACCAAGGCGCTGGCCGAGGCCATCCGACAGGGAACCCGGGTGTTTCTCAACTACCAGGCGCCGGCGGAGTTGCTCGGGCTGCTGGGAATTGGAAAGACCCGATGGGTGGGACAGCAGTTCCCGGGCCAGTTCGCGGAAGTGCGTTTCGACCGCCAAATTCTTCCCGATCTGCCCGAGGTAATGCGTCAAAGCTCGTGGAACGTCACGGAAGCGGAACCGGCCGCTGCCGATGCGCAAGTGATTGGATGGTGGTACACGGCTTCAGGTGAAGCGACGCGAAAACCGGCCATGATTCTTTCACCCCGGGGTGCGTTTTTCAGCCATATTCTTCTAGACGGGGACACAGAGAATCAGCGGTTGATGCTGGCCGCCGTTCTCTCCGCACTGCTTCCCGAACTGAAAACCGAAATCACCCGGGGACTTTTGACACGAGCGGTTCAGGTGGGGCATCTGACCAGTCTCGATGAGTTGCGCGCCTGGTTGAAGACGTATCTCCCCGATTCCACCCATCCAGCCTGGCAATCTTTCGCAGAAGCCGAACAAAAACTTCTTGCCGTTCGTGAGGCCCAATCGCAGGGAAAAGCACCTTCCATCAATTTGCGAGAACTCCAGCAACTTCGGGGAAAACTTATTCAGGCGTACCTGTCCGCCCAGCCAAGCCCCCATGTCGAAGGCCGAGCGTACTGGAATCATTCCGGGCTGGGCGCCTACCCTGGCAATTGGGAACGCACAGCCAGGGAACTTGCCGAAGCGGGCTTCAACATGGTGCTGCCCAATATGCTGTGGGCCGGTCTGGCTCACTATGCAAGCGACATCCTTCCACGAAGCGAAGCCTTCCAAAAATACGGGGACCAAATTGAGCAATGCGTGGCGGCCTGCCATCGGCACGGCCTGGAGGTGCACGTGTGGAAGGTCAATTTCAATTTGAGTAACGCCCCGCAATCGTTCATTGATCAGATGCGGGCAGCGGGGCGGACCCAAATGACACGACGCGGCGAACCCAGCAACTGGCTCTGCCCCTCGCATCCAGAGAATCAGCGTCTGGAAGTGGAGACCATGTTGGAGGTCGTCCGCAAGTACCCGGTGGACGGCATCCATTTTGACTACATCCGCTATCCCGGTCCTGACAATTGTTTTTGCCCGGGCTGCCGCCAGCGATTTGAAGCCGAAATGGGTGTGAAGGTCGCCCAATGGCCACACGATTGTGTCTCGGGCCCCCTGCGTTCCCAATATCTGGAATGGCGACGGCGGAATATCACGCGGGTGGTGGAGGCTGTTTCCCGGGAAGCCCGCCAGATTCGGCCGGGAATCAAAATCTCAGCTGCCGTGTTTGCCGAGTATCCGGCCTGCAGGGATTCTGTCGGTCAGGATTGGGTGAGCTGGGTTCATGCGGGCTACCTCGACTTCGTGTGTCCCATGGACTACACGAACAACCACGAACAGTTTGTCCGCTGGGTGAAAAACCAGTGGCAGGCCACGCAGGGAAAAATTCCCATGTATCCCGGGATCGGCGCTTACCGACTGGATGGTCCCGATCAGGTGGTGGCACAGATTGCGCTTGCCCGGCTTGCCGGTGTTCCCGGCTTCACCATTTTCAACCTCGATGAGCAGTCTCCCAAGACGATCTTCCCCGCGGTGAAGATGGGCGCTACCCGCACTCCGGCGACACCGCCCCACCGCACGCGGCGGTAA
- the trkA gene encoding Trk system potassium transporter TrkA — MPNTMRILILGAGTIGSSIAEFLSPHHRVTLIDQDRETVDRINATMDVRALVGSASDAVLLFQAGATDADLCLAVTNSDEVNLVGASVAKAMGTRRAIARVYSPNILDTSTFDYRDHFRLDRLVSLERLAALDLARVVRGTGTLSIEIFTVADLEMQEIEIRGKAPGVGVPLRELRLPRGVRVGTVLRQGKLFIAGPEDSIEIGDRVALLGRRDELDVVKTLFETETPQRLGVVIAGGGETGFQLARLLEGPRHNVVLMESNRERCEYLASHLRDVTVVCCDVRSRAALEEERVGSADYFVACTGDDENNLLACVEAKELGAQKVAAVVARSDYRYILTKLGVDHVTTPPDVVRREVEAHLTTGVVVSKKPLVPGSKVFVMELEVVEGAPVTEHVLARVGLPRQCLIAAVIREGFAMLPAADDRIKPRDTVIVLVHEDMIDEMLTFFQPPE; from the coding sequence ATGCCCAACACTATGCGAATATTGATCCTGGGAGCAGGTACGATTGGAAGCTCGATTGCTGAGTTCCTTTCCCCACACCACAGGGTGACGTTGATCGATCAGGACCGCGAGACTGTCGATCGAATCAACGCGACCATGGATGTGCGGGCACTTGTGGGATCGGCCTCCGATGCGGTTCTGCTCTTCCAGGCGGGAGCCACGGACGCTGACCTGTGTCTGGCGGTGACCAACTCCGATGAGGTGAATCTTGTTGGGGCCAGCGTGGCCAAAGCGATGGGAACGCGGCGAGCCATCGCTCGGGTGTATTCCCCCAACATTCTGGATACCAGTACCTTCGACTACCGCGATCACTTCCGTCTTGACAGGCTCGTCAGCCTGGAGCGTTTGGCCGCCCTGGACCTTGCAAGGGTGGTCCGCGGTACCGGTACCCTGAGCATTGAAATCTTCACTGTGGCCGACTTGGAAATGCAGGAAATTGAAATCCGCGGAAAAGCCCCTGGAGTGGGGGTTCCGCTCCGGGAACTCCGGTTGCCTCGGGGCGTCCGGGTGGGGACGGTACTGCGACAGGGCAAGCTGTTCATTGCCGGGCCGGAGGATTCGATTGAAATTGGCGATCGAGTCGCGCTCTTAGGCAGGCGGGACGAGCTGGATGTCGTGAAAACCTTGTTCGAGACGGAGACCCCCCAGCGTTTGGGGGTGGTTATTGCGGGAGGTGGGGAAACCGGCTTTCAGTTGGCTCGCCTCCTCGAAGGACCACGCCACAATGTGGTCCTGATGGAGTCGAATCGAGAGCGTTGCGAGTATTTGGCCAGCCACCTCCGCGACGTGACGGTGGTCTGCTGTGACGTTCGAAGTCGGGCGGCATTGGAAGAGGAACGCGTGGGCAGTGCCGACTATTTCGTAGCCTGTACGGGCGACGATGAGAACAACCTTCTGGCATGTGTGGAAGCCAAAGAACTCGGGGCCCAGAAGGTGGCGGCAGTGGTTGCCCGTTCGGATTACCGTTACATTCTGACAAAGCTTGGCGTGGACCACGTCACGACTCCTCCCGACGTTGTGCGGAGAGAAGTGGAAGCCCATCTCACCACCGGGGTGGTGGTCTCCAAAAAGCCGCTCGTGCCCGGCTCGAAGGTTTTCGTCATGGAACTCGAGGTCGTGGAAGGGGCACCGGTGACCGAACACGTGCTGGCACGAGTGGGATTGCCGAGACAGTGCCTCATTGCGGCGGTCATCCGCGAGGGCTTTGCCATGCTTCCGGCAGCTGACGACCGCATCAAACCGCGTGACACGGTGATCGTCCTGGTCCACGAAGACATGATCGATGAGATGCTCACGTTCTTCCAGCCGCCGGAGTGA
- a CDS encoding aminotransferase class V-fold PLP-dependent enzyme: MATKRIYLDNAATTWPKPPAVYEAVEAYQRNLGCSPGRSTYRDAMEADRVVAEARRAVARCLGLSDPHRIVFGFNGTDVLNMAIRGVVRPGDHVITTAADHNSVLRPLRFYEEYHHVQVDRIPCDPRGFVILEELEKALRPETRLVAVNHASNVVGTLQPLEEIVKLVRRHCEAIILVDAAQSLGHLPLFPKELGIDLLAAPGHKGLLGPMGTGVLYLAPRIEERLVPLRMGGTGSRSDEDRQPDFLPDKFEPGNHNAPGLAGLVEGIRYLEARTLEEIRQHEIALTAQLIAGLKEVPGVTLYGPPSAEQRVGVVSLNIEGYSPEEVAGILDLHYGIQVRSGIHCAPLMHRTLGTVERGGAVRFSFSPFTTREEIDAAIQAVTEIARHS; encoded by the coding sequence ATGGCCACGAAACGCATTTATCTCGATAACGCAGCCACAACCTGGCCGAAACCACCAGCCGTTTATGAAGCGGTCGAGGCCTATCAGCGGAACCTCGGTTGCTCGCCGGGGCGCAGCACATATCGGGATGCCATGGAGGCCGACCGCGTGGTGGCTGAGGCGCGTCGGGCAGTGGCCCGGTGTCTGGGCCTATCGGATCCTCATCGCATTGTTTTCGGATTCAACGGCACGGATGTGCTCAATATGGCGATTCGGGGTGTGGTGCGGCCGGGCGATCACGTCATCACGACGGCGGCCGACCACAACTCTGTTCTTCGCCCGCTGCGGTTTTACGAGGAATATCATCACGTTCAGGTGGATCGCATTCCTTGCGATCCCCGCGGGTTTGTGATTCTCGAAGAACTGGAAAAAGCACTTCGCCCGGAGACGCGTCTGGTGGCGGTCAACCACGCGTCCAATGTGGTGGGAACACTTCAGCCGCTGGAAGAAATCGTCAAACTGGTTCGGCGGCATTGCGAGGCGATTATTTTGGTGGATGCGGCTCAGTCGCTGGGACATCTGCCACTTTTTCCCAAGGAATTGGGAATCGATTTGTTGGCGGCTCCCGGCCACAAGGGGCTCCTTGGACCGATGGGAACCGGCGTCCTCTATCTTGCTCCCAGGATCGAAGAGAGATTGGTGCCGCTGCGGATGGGAGGAACCGGCTCCCGCAGTGACGAAGACCGCCAGCCGGACTTCCTGCCCGATAAGTTCGAGCCCGGCAATCACAACGCACCTGGGCTAGCGGGCCTTGTGGAGGGCATTCGCTACCTGGAAGCCCGTACCCTGGAGGAAATCCGCCAGCATGAAATCGCCCTCACCGCCCAGCTCATTGCTGGGTTGAAGGAAGTGCCGGGGGTAACGCTCTACGGTCCTCCGTCTGCAGAACAACGGGTGGGCGTGGTGAGCCTTAATATTGAGGGGTATTCTCCGGAAGAAGTAGCGGGTATCCTCGATCTGCACTACGGCATCCAGGTGCGATCGGGGATCCACTGTGCTCCCCTGATGCACCGGACGCTGGGCACCGTGGAACGAGGTGGGGCCGTCCGCTTTAGTTTCAGTCCCTTTACCACACGGGAAGAGATTGATGCAGCAATCCAGGCCGTTACAGAAATCGCTCGCCACAGTTGA
- the ribD gene encoding bifunctional diaminohydroxyphosphoribosylaminopyrimidine deaminase/5-amino-6-(5-phosphoribosylamino)uracil reductase RibD, translating to MDQMELDAWHMRRALSLAALGKGAVEPNPMVGCVIARGAEIIGEGWHRAYGQPHAEVEALRMAGDRAAGATMYVTLEPCCHFGKTPPCTDAIIRAGIRRVVAAMADPFSLVHGQGIARLREAGIEVVVGLMEQEARRLNAPYLKLLSTQRPWVIAKWAMTVDGKIATATGESRWISGEESRRKVHALRGRVDGIAVGIGTVETDDPLLTARPPGPRIAVRIVLDSRARLSPHSRLVQTAREFPVLVAVSAQADGEARRKLEAAGCEVLECPGKTRSERLQALLDELGRRRMTNVLFEGGSQVLGELFDHQLVDEVHVFVAPKIVGGQNGRTPVAGRGVTKMAEALHLSNVTWERVGDDLYLHGYISRSASDINHLAGTTD from the coding sequence ATGGATCAGATGGAACTCGATGCCTGGCACATGCGGCGAGCGTTAAGCTTGGCGGCTCTGGGCAAGGGCGCTGTGGAGCCCAATCCGATGGTGGGCTGTGTCATCGCACGAGGGGCCGAGATTATTGGCGAGGGGTGGCACCGCGCTTATGGTCAGCCGCACGCGGAGGTGGAAGCCCTTCGCATGGCAGGCGACCGGGCAGCCGGAGCCACAATGTATGTCACGCTGGAGCCTTGCTGCCATTTTGGTAAAACGCCCCCCTGCACGGATGCCATTATTCGGGCGGGGATCCGTCGTGTGGTGGCCGCCATGGCGGACCCCTTTTCGCTTGTCCACGGCCAGGGAATCGCTCGTCTGCGAGAAGCCGGGATCGAAGTCGTTGTCGGCCTCATGGAGCAGGAAGCGCGACGTTTGAACGCCCCCTACCTCAAGTTGCTTTCCACGCAACGGCCGTGGGTGATTGCCAAGTGGGCGATGACGGTTGATGGGAAGATCGCCACGGCGACTGGGGAAAGCCGATGGATCAGTGGGGAAGAATCGCGTCGAAAGGTTCACGCACTTCGCGGCCGTGTGGATGGAATCGCGGTAGGGATTGGCACAGTGGAAACGGACGATCCGCTGCTGACGGCCCGGCCGCCTGGCCCCAGAATTGCCGTGCGCATCGTTCTGGACTCACGTGCCCGGCTGTCGCCCCACAGTCGTCTCGTTCAGACCGCCCGGGAATTCCCTGTCCTGGTCGCGGTGTCAGCACAAGCCGACGGCGAGGCTCGCCGGAAGCTGGAGGCTGCCGGATGCGAAGTGCTGGAATGCCCCGGTAAAACACGGTCCGAGCGTTTGCAGGCCCTCCTTGACGAACTGGGACGCCGCCGCATGACCAACGTCCTGTTTGAAGGCGGAAGCCAGGTGCTCGGTGAGCTGTTCGACCATCAACTCGTGGACGAGGTGCACGTGTTTGTTGCTCCCAAAATTGTGGGCGGTCAAAATGGGCGGACACCCGTAGCGGGGAGGGGTGTGACAAAGATGGCGGAGGCCCTCCACCTCTCGAATGTAACCTGGGAACGCGTCGGGGATGATCTGTATCTGCACGGCTACATCTCGCGTTCCGCGTCGGATATCAATCATTTGGCAGGCACGACAGATTGA
- a CDS encoding Ig-like domain-containing protein produces MKWFSHLVCWLGKQAGLVLLLALVTFGIAAGQPPEDRWERLGRVAAAHARHSDALMELPDVVGVGIGVDAKNNPVLKVFTKHGRPAGVPRKLDGADVEIVPTGEFHALAPAAPAAVKPSATKPSVDKPPTVTFVSPQHGETVVGEVTLQVNATDDKGVTKVEFYYQQYDAYYSGKVPQLLATDTNGGDGWSCTWNTTAVPDERYILWAVAYDTKGQTASHNVTIAIDNTRGEPPAYSPDRFEDSAVSPIGVSVGNQYEASAGTIGCRLKDSSGRLFILSNNHVLALENTAPLNSWILQPGLYDMPAGTFPYAWQIVGTLTAYVPITFSRFASNKVDAAIAEVKRWGLDGETPLVATSAPSGSGVSRFW; encoded by the coding sequence ATGAAATGGTTTAGCCATCTCGTGTGCTGGTTGGGGAAGCAGGCGGGGCTGGTTCTGCTGCTCGCCTTGGTGACGTTTGGAATCGCTGCCGGCCAACCGCCGGAGGATCGCTGGGAACGGCTGGGCCGTGTTGCGGCCGCCCATGCACGTCACAGCGACGCCCTTATGGAGTTACCTGACGTGGTGGGAGTCGGTATCGGGGTCGACGCCAAGAACAATCCTGTGCTGAAGGTCTTTACCAAGCACGGCCGGCCTGCTGGAGTCCCGCGGAAGCTCGATGGGGCCGACGTGGAAATTGTTCCAACCGGAGAATTCCATGCCCTTGCTCCCGCTGCACCGGCCGCTGTGAAACCATCGGCGACTAAACCCTCGGTCGATAAGCCCCCGACCGTAACGTTCGTCTCCCCGCAGCACGGAGAAACCGTGGTGGGAGAGGTAACGCTCCAAGTCAACGCCACGGATGACAAGGGTGTTACGAAGGTCGAATTCTACTATCAGCAGTACGATGCGTACTATAGCGGTAAAGTTCCACAACTGCTCGCTACGGATACGAACGGCGGCGATGGCTGGTCGTGTACATGGAATACGACCGCAGTACCGGACGAACGTTACATCCTCTGGGCAGTTGCCTACGATACCAAGGGGCAAACAGCCAGCCACAACGTGACGATCGCAATCGACAATACGCGTGGTGAGCCACCGGCGTACTCTCCAGATCGGTTTGAAGACTCTGCGGTGTCGCCGATCGGTGTGTCGGTGGGCAATCAGTATGAAGCGTCGGCCGGGACAATCGGCTGCCGTCTCAAGGATTCTTCCGGTAGGCTTTTTATTTTGAGCAACAACCACGTGCTCGCGCTGGAGAATACCGCCCCTCTGAACAGTTGGATTCTTCAACCAGGCTTGTATGACATGCCCGCTGGTACATTTCCTTATGCCTGGCAAATTGTGGGCACACTGACTGCCTACGTGCCCATCACGTTTTCGCGATTCGCCAGCAATAAGGTTGATGCGGCCATTGCCGAAGTCAAACGGTGGGGATTGGATGGTGAAACTCCGCTGGTAGCCACTAGTGCCCCTTCCGGTTCGGGAGTTTCGCGTTTTTGGTAG
- a CDS encoding biotin--[acetyl-CoA-carboxylase] ligase: MQESCPPPLDLARVIRETFVQDGEVWQTIDSTNNWAKTLILRPDLPLPFLVAAEHQTAGRGRGSRRWWTGQGSLAFSVILAPPMSPSRTPTPPSEATGQHNRLKTSEETESGQGPTAGFLGLLGALSVCQAIRPLVPPTVPVGLHWPNDVYVAGRKIAGILVEVAANQRAIFGIGVNVNNMAREAPKELQPIVTSLRDICGTFLDRTDVLISILRHMESHLEALSHNPAGLTSEADRLCLQKGHQLILETEKQQYEGICRGIDGTGAILLETPEGVRKFMSGTIVRSREMLE, translated from the coding sequence ATGCAAGAGAGTTGCCCACCACCATTGGACCTTGCTAGAGTCATCCGAGAAACTTTTGTTCAAGATGGTGAAGTTTGGCAAACAATAGACTCTACAAACAATTGGGCCAAGACACTTATTCTACGCCCCGATCTCCCACTGCCATTTCTCGTGGCGGCCGAGCATCAAACAGCGGGAAGGGGACGGGGCAGCCGCCGTTGGTGGACCGGGCAGGGAAGCCTCGCCTTCTCAGTGATCCTGGCCCCGCCCATGTCACCCAGTAGAACGCCTACCCCCCCAAGTGAGGCAACGGGTCAACACAATCGGCTGAAAACATCTGAAGAAACTGAGTCCGGGCAAGGACCCACCGCGGGCTTTCTTGGACTCCTGGGGGCTCTGAGTGTCTGCCAGGCCATTCGGCCCCTCGTGCCACCGACAGTTCCCGTGGGGCTTCACTGGCCGAACGACGTGTACGTGGCGGGACGAAAAATCGCTGGAATTCTCGTCGAGGTGGCCGCCAACCAGCGCGCCATTTTTGGGATTGGGGTGAATGTGAATAATATGGCTCGGGAAGCCCCCAAGGAGCTTCAGCCTATCGTGACCAGCCTCCGCGACATCTGCGGTACCTTCTTGGACCGAACCGACGTGCTGATCAGCATTCTTCGTCATATGGAAAGCCATCTCGAAGCTCTTTCGCACAATCCCGCAGGCCTGACCAGTGAGGCAGATCGCCTCTGTCTCCAGAAAGGGCATCAACTCATCCTGGAGACAGAGAAACAGCAATACGAAGGAATTTGCCGCGGTATCGACGGCACAGGTGCCATTCTCCTGGAAACACCCGAAGGCGTGCGCAAGTTCATGAGCGGAACCATTGTCCGCAGTCGCGAAATGCTGGAGTAA